From the Deltaproteobacteria bacterium genome, one window contains:
- a CDS encoding flagellar basal body-associated FliL family protein: MSSTEEAVSAAPVPTPAGRGRLLSTILVGVVCLGLGAGGAWFAAQRGAARLPADAGRGGEEAASGEGASLGPAPLVDRVLNLDPFVVNVAGEGFERFLKARIEIELASPGDRKELAERTAQLRDAVIVVLSSKRLEDLDGFEGKAMLKNELHERLADIAGPDRIRAVLITEFVIQ, translated from the coding sequence ATGTCGAGCACGGAAGAAGCCGTGAGTGCGGCGCCGGTGCCCACACCGGCAGGGCGCGGGCGGCTGCTGTCGACGATCCTCGTCGGCGTCGTCTGCTTGGGTCTCGGTGCCGGCGGCGCCTGGTTCGCGGCGCAGCGCGGCGCGGCGCGGCTGCCGGCCGATGCCGGCCGCGGTGGCGAGGAGGCCGCGAGCGGCGAAGGCGCCTCGCTGGGCCCGGCCCCGCTCGTGGACCGCGTCCTCAACCTCGATCCCTTCGTCGTGAACGTCGCTGGTGAGGGCTTCGAGCGCTTCTTGAAGGCGCGGATCGAGATCGAGTTGGCGAGCCCGGGTGACCGGAAGGAGCTCGCCGAGCGCACCGCACAGCTGCGCGACGCGGTAATCGTGGTGCTTTCGAGCAAGCGGCTCGAGGATCTCGACGGGTTCGAGGGGAAGGCGATGCTGAAGAACGAGCTGCACGAGCGCCTGGCCGACATCGCCGGGCCCGACCGCATCCGCGCGGTGTTGATCACGGAGTTCGTGATCCAATGA
- the fliN gene encoding flagellar motor switch protein FliN, producing MEASQRGEGKKAGSAGRAAATPTEAPASLDFVADVPLQLTVEVGRARLLVREVLELEKGSIVELDRASGEPADVLVNGRLVARGELSMVDDRLAVTLTEVVGAARRGGREGAP from the coding sequence ATGGAAGCGTCGCAGCGCGGTGAGGGGAAGAAGGCCGGCAGCGCGGGACGTGCTGCTGCCACGCCGACGGAGGCGCCGGCGTCGCTCGACTTCGTCGCCGACGTACCGCTCCAGCTCACCGTCGAGGTGGGCAGGGCCCGCCTGCTCGTGCGCGAGGTTCTGGAGCTCGAGAAGGGCTCGATCGTCGAGCTCGACCGCGCAAGTGGCGAGCCCGCCGACGTGCTCGTGAACGGCCGGCTGGTGGCGCGCGGCGAGCTGTCCATGGTGGACGACCGGCTCGCGGTGACGCTCACCGAGGTAGTCGGCGCCGCGCGGCGCGGCGGCCGCGAGGGCGCGCCCTGA
- the fliP gene encoding flagellar type III secretion system pore protein FliP (The bacterial flagellar biogenesis protein FliP forms a type III secretion system (T3SS)-type pore required for flagellar assembly.), which yields MLQPVFALGVVLAVLALLRLALRPGLARRLGGGGVRLRIEASCALGPRQRLHVVEVDGERLLLGATDSAVRLLRRLPVRATAPASGPASTRAGGPDAGTIFAAAAAGDAEHASSAAPQTQAGLRRRIARVLAAGGAVLVVLAALPALAAVDPAAAVAGPGLAVDLGAAAAPERISGTLEIVALLTLLSVAPSVLLMATCFTRVVIVLALLRQALGVQQLPPNQVLIGLALAITCFVMAPLGTRIKSQALDPYVARAILPEEAATRTGDLLRGFLLEHTREKDLALFVEIAGAPAPETPEVVPLFTLLPAYLISELRTAFEIGFSIFLPFLVIDLVIASLLISMQMIVLPPMIVSLPFKLMLFVLVDGWNLIVGSLVRGFGGGLGG from the coding sequence GTGCTGCAACCGGTCTTCGCGCTCGGCGTCGTGCTGGCGGTGCTGGCGCTCCTGCGCCTCGCGCTGCGCCCGGGGCTCGCCCGGCGCCTCGGAGGGGGCGGCGTGCGGCTACGCATCGAGGCGAGCTGCGCGCTCGGGCCGCGCCAGCGCCTACACGTGGTCGAGGTCGACGGCGAACGGCTGCTGCTCGGCGCCACGGACTCCGCCGTGCGCCTGCTGCGCCGGCTCCCGGTGCGGGCGACGGCGCCCGCGAGCGGGCCCGCGTCCACGCGGGCGGGCGGGCCCGACGCAGGGACGATCTTCGCGGCCGCGGCAGCCGGCGACGCGGAGCACGCCTCCAGCGCAGCACCCCAGACCCAGGCCGGGCTGCGCCGCCGCATTGCGCGCGTGCTCGCAGCCGGCGGCGCTGTGCTCGTGGTGCTGGCCGCTCTGCCGGCACTCGCGGCCGTCGATCCCGCCGCTGCGGTGGCCGGCCCGGGGCTCGCCGTGGACCTCGGCGCGGCCGCGGCGCCGGAGCGCATCTCCGGTACGCTCGAGATCGTCGCGCTGCTCACGCTGCTCTCGGTCGCGCCCTCGGTGCTGCTGATGGCGACCTGCTTCACCCGCGTCGTGATCGTGCTGGCACTGCTGCGCCAGGCGCTCGGCGTGCAGCAACTCCCGCCGAACCAGGTGCTGATCGGGCTCGCGCTCGCGATCACCTGCTTCGTGATGGCGCCGCTCGGCACCCGCATCAAGTCGCAGGCCCTCGACCCCTACGTAGCGCGCGCGATCCTGCCCGAGGAGGCTGCCACCCGCACGGGTGACCTCTTGCGCGGATTCCTGCTCGAGCACACCCGTGAGAAGGACCTGGCGCTCTTCGTCGAGATCGCCGGCGCGCCCGCTCCCGAGACGCCGGAGGTGGTTCCGCTCTTCACGTTGCTGCCAGCCTACCTGATCAGCGAGCTGCGCACCGCCTTCGAGATCGGATTCTCGATCTTCCTGCCGTTCCTGGTCATCGACCTGGTGATCGCGTCGCTGCTGATCTCGATGCAGATGATCGTTCTGCCACCAATGATCGTCTCCCTCCCGTTCAAGCTGATGCTGTTCGTGCTCGTCGACGGCTGGAACCTGATCGTCGGATCGCTGGTGCGCGGGTTTGGTGGCGGACTCGGCGGATGA
- a CDS encoding flagellar biosynthetic protein FliR: MVPGPELLIVWLAACARVVALCATAPVLGHPAVPLRVRAGLAVAVATALAPVLPPSAAPPDPSALWLAALAGGELAIGAVLGFGARLVFDAIGLVGGFASVQGGLGAASVLDPASAASTLAFSAVLEAVATLVWLAIGGPESLLRALVGSFASLPIGGGAPGQTSFLALATLGAELFRIAVQLAAPVTVAMLLANLVLGFVGRALPEVNLMALQLPAHVLLLLALLALGATTLVDALAGLLAGWSGRSAALVGAS; encoded by the coding sequence GTGGTGCCCGGGCCGGAGCTGCTGATCGTCTGGCTGGCCGCCTGCGCACGGGTCGTGGCGCTCTGTGCGACGGCGCCGGTGCTCGGCCATCCCGCCGTGCCGCTGCGGGTGCGCGCCGGGCTGGCCGTGGCGGTCGCGACCGCACTCGCGCCGGTGCTGCCGCCGTCCGCCGCACCGCCGGACCCCTCGGCCCTGTGGCTCGCAGCGCTCGCCGGGGGGGAACTCGCGATCGGGGCCGTGCTCGGCTTCGGCGCACGGCTCGTGTTCGATGCGATCGGCCTGGTCGGCGGCTTCGCCTCGGTGCAGGGCGGGCTCGGCGCCGCCTCGGTCCTGGATCCCGCGAGCGCGGCCTCGACGCTGGCGTTCTCTGCCGTGCTCGAGGCGGTGGCGACGCTGGTGTGGCTCGCGATCGGTGGGCCGGAGTCGCTCCTCCGCGCGCTGGTGGGCTCCTTTGCATCGCTGCCGATCGGCGGCGGTGCACCCGGGCAGACCTCGTTCCTGGCGCTGGCGACGCTCGGCGCCGAGCTGTTCCGCATCGCGGTCCAGCTCGCCGCGCCGGTCACCGTGGCGATGCTGCTCGCCAACCTCGTGCTCGGCTTCGTCGGCCGTGCGCTGCCGGAGGTGAACCTGATGGCGCTCCAGCTACCGGCGCACGTGCTCCTGCTGCTGGCGCTGCTGGCGCTCGGCGCGACGACGCTCGTCGACGCTCTCGCCGGGTTGCTGGCCGGCTGGAGCGGGCGTAGCGCCGCGCTGGTGGGGGCCAGCTAG
- a CDS encoding FliM/FliN family flagellar motor switch protein, giving the protein MSEPDAAWRLLSPDEIEAIVDELAGARRDAERLRRPAGLDPESGGRADRLAGLRRGLERFARDQARALASRFQRRIDLSLLALDEARPADLAAAMLPSDRVLVFAATPGGEPGFLLLSRPLLFAWMRLAFGAREPGALSPPERPYTQIELRFLRRIGAELVERLAPAAGLGGMPEIRGLEGVAALRDARTPRLVLASFELAGFEEIGRLRLALPRGVLGDTPAAGARREAGRETSGALTRSLLDAPLWVAVAAGTAQVTVAQLAALRVGDVLPVAARRDGGVVVAVEGVPRFRGMRGAMDGRLAVQIIDRLDAGEEAADGSVAAR; this is encoded by the coding sequence ATGAGCGAGCCCGACGCCGCCTGGCGCCTGCTCTCGCCGGACGAGATCGAGGCGATCGTCGACGAGCTCGCGGGTGCGCGCCGCGACGCCGAGCGCCTGCGCCGGCCCGCCGGCCTCGATCCCGAGTCCGGCGGGCGCGCCGACCGGCTGGCGGGACTCCGCCGGGGCCTCGAGCGCTTCGCGCGCGACCAGGCGCGCGCGCTGGCGAGCCGCTTTCAGCGCCGCATCGATCTCTCGCTGCTCGCGCTCGACGAGGCGCGCCCCGCGGACCTGGCGGCGGCCATGCTGCCGAGCGATCGCGTGCTGGTCTTCGCGGCGACGCCGGGCGGCGAGCCGGGCTTCCTGCTCTTGAGCCGGCCGCTGCTGTTCGCGTGGATGCGGCTCGCGTTCGGCGCGCGCGAGCCCGGCGCGCTATCGCCGCCCGAGCGGCCCTATACCCAGATCGAGCTGCGCTTCCTGCGCCGGATCGGCGCCGAACTGGTGGAGCGGCTGGCGCCGGCCGCCGGCCTGGGCGGTATGCCCGAGATCCGCGGCCTCGAGGGCGTCGCAGCGCTCCGCGACGCGCGCACACCGCGCCTCGTCCTCGCCAGCTTCGAGCTGGCCGGCTTCGAGGAGATCGGGCGCTTGCGCCTGGCGTTGCCGCGCGGTGTGCTCGGCGACACCCCGGCCGCCGGCGCGCGCCGCGAGGCCGGCCGGGAGACGAGCGGCGCGCTGACACGCAGCCTGCTCGACGCGCCGCTGTGGGTGGCGGTCGCCGCTGGTACCGCGCAGGTCACGGTGGCCCAGCTCGCGGCGTTGCGCGTCGGTGACGTGCTGCCGGTGGCGGCGCGGCGCGACGGCGGCGTCGTCGTTGCCGTCGAGGGCGTGCCCCGCTTCCGCGGAATGCGAGGGGCGATGGACGGGCGGCTGGCCGTGCAGATCATCGACCGGCTCGACGCCGGGGAGGAAGCAGCGGATGGAAGCGTCGCAGCGCGGTGA
- a CDS encoding flagellar biosynthetic protein FliQ has translation MTLEVATALLQETIRTSLLVTAPVLLGVLAVGLLLSVLQTATQINDQTLTFVPKIVAALVLFSLLFPWIMGTIAEFAARAFEIAARGGL, from the coding sequence ATGACGCTCGAAGTCGCCACGGCGCTGCTCCAGGAGACGATCCGCACCAGCCTGCTGGTGACGGCGCCGGTCCTGCTCGGCGTGCTCGCGGTGGGCCTCCTGCTCTCGGTGCTCCAGACCGCGACCCAGATCAACGACCAGACGCTCACCTTCGTGCCGAAGATCGTGGCGGCGCTGGTGCTCTTCTCGCTGCTCTTCCCATGGATCATGGGCACCATCGCGGAGTTCGCGGCCCGCGCCTTCGAGATCGCGGCGCGAGGAGGCCTCTAG